In Rutidosis leptorrhynchoides isolate AG116_Rl617_1_P2 chromosome 2, CSIRO_AGI_Rlap_v1, whole genome shotgun sequence, one genomic interval encodes:
- the LOC139893214 gene encoding uncharacterized protein produces MSPASKSKSKDKRAAVKDPQKPSTKPTSNANTGVPTSGYNPLLGTFHTLDSAPAPTIITNGRIRNFDDTEDHNGNGVEYDSVSNNGSWSGESEDHKDKTSQGSVRQETISGVDNDKREKIRQKNEKKHQRQKERRAQELHEKCSGYLMSRKLEALAQQLVAMGFSSERATMALILNEGRVEQSVNWLFESGEDADNQREHNNLDGGGGNLKIDISEELAQITEMEVKFKCSKQEVERAIVACEGDLEQAAETLKVQKHEQPPPAPPKLEENGGNGKLSIAMSQNSSTSRTISKSIPIQQKTDDRDFNYTKTSVTVSPSPTDPGIKGLQLLKKIPPNSDWTKQPPQQVVTQSVEKRWPVPVGGSNPSVSYSLASPLQTAPPPAKTDSRYANIGTELKNLQLGSMREPVVVMQRPKSKNVSTSASLSSSASVADWHPIASEPIMNMSMNMNMNPNGFSHVSSSSRGFNTPSYGNNVNNSQLYDQLYYQQQQAPLAQQQYASSSGPLDHHFGQQGSMNHFSNGGMWNNRMVGPSTTPTLAAASSLGLFSGLGSNGSSGPTSPVDWNACDTLQFDYTNIDWSLDRIPVPTTSTLRPNCMWTGFGSSNSSADLYASGRVGGGGGGGGKTATRPPTGIVSNGNSGHALGLHQDGVGVVGSEASSAAAGGSREWTSPFEEKDLFSFPRQFVSSPSL; encoded by the coding sequence ATGTCTCCTgcatcaaagtcaaagtcaaaagaCAAACGGGCTGCTGTCAAGGACCCACAAAAGCCATCTACTAAACCTACATCTAATGCTAATACAGGTGTCCCTACTAGTGGCTACAATCCACTTCTGGGAACCTTTCATACACTTGATAGCGCACCTGCTCCTACTATTATCACAAATGGACGCATTCGTAATTTTGATGATACAGAGGACCATAATGGGAATGGGGTTGAATACGATTCTGTATCTAACAATGGTAGTTGGTCTGGTGAATCTGAAGATCACAAAGACAAAACTTCTCAAGGTTCTGTTCGTCAAGAAACTATCTCGGGGGTTGATAATGACAAACGTGAAAAGATCCGTCAAAAGAATGAGAAAAAACATCAACGTCAAAAGGAGAGACGAGCTCAAGAGCTGCATGAAAAATGTAGTGGCTATCTAATGTCAAGAAAGCTAGAAGCACTTGCACAACAGCTTGTCGCAATGGGGTTTTCATCAGAACGTGCAACAATGGCTCTTATATTGAATGAAGGGCGAGTTGAACAATCAGTTAATTGGTTATTTGAAAGTGGTGAAGATGCAGATAACCAAAGGGAACATAATAACCTTGATGGTGGCGGTGGTAATTTGAAGATTGATATATCAGAAGAGCTTGCTCAGATTACCGAAATGGAAGTAAAGTTCAAATGCTCAAAACAGGAGGTTGAACGTGCTATTGTTGCTTGTGAAGGTGATCTTGAACAGGCGGCAGAAACCTTAAAAGTCCAGAAACATGAACAACCGCCACCGGCCCCACCAAAGCTTGAAGAAAATGGCGGTAATGGTAAACTCTCTATAGCAATGAGCCAGAATTCATCAACATCAAGAACGATATCAAAGTCTATACCTATACAGCAGAAAACAGATGATAGAGATTTTAATTACACAAAAACGTCTGTTACAGTATCACCGTCTCCAACAGATCCAGGGATTAAAGGTTTGCAGTTACTCAAGAAAATTCCACCCAATTCCGATTGGACAAAGCAGCCGCCGCAGCAAGTTGTTACTCAGTCTGTCGAGAAAAGGTGGCCGGTGCCGGTTGGTGGATCAAACCCTTCTGTCTCATATTCTTTAGCTTCCCCCTTACAGACGGCCCCACCACCAGCCAAAACCGATTCTCGATATGCAAACATTGGAACCGAGTTAAAAAATCTTCAGTTAGGATCAATGCGAGAACCAGTTGTTGTAATGCAACGTCCCAAATCCAAGAACGTGTCCACGAGCGCAAGCTTGTCCTCGTCAGCATCCGTTGCTGATTGGCATCCAATTGCTAGTGAACCGATAATGAATATgagtatgaatatgaatatgaatcccAACGGGTTTTCACATGTTTCTAGTAGCTCAAGAGGCTTTAATACCCCAAGCTACGGGAACAATGTTAATAATTCCCAGCTTTATGACCAACTATATTATCAGCAACAACAGGCACCACTTGCTCAGCAGCAGTATGCATCGAGCAGCGGCCCGTTGGATCATCATTTTGGTCAACAAGGGTCAATGAACCATTTCAGCAACGGTGGCATGTGGAACAACAGGATGGTGGGACCCAGTACAACTCCTACCCTTGCAGCTGCTTCTTCTCTCGGGCTTTTCTCTGGGTTGGGCTCAAACGGGTCATCAGGACCGACATCTCCGGTTGACTGGAACGCATGTGATACATTGCAGTTTGATTACACAAACATAGACTGGAGTCTAGATCGTATCCCGGTTCCTACTACTAGCACGTTAAGGCCAAACTGTATGTGGACAGGTTTTGGGTCTTCAAATAGCTCTGCAGATCTTTATGCATCAGGAAGGgttggtggcggtggtggtggtggtggtaagaCCGCCACGAGACCGCCGACAGGTATTGTATCGAATGGTAATAGTGGGCATGCGTTGGGTTTGCATCAAGACGGGGTAGGGGTAGTAGGTTCTGAAGCATCGTCTGCAGCAGCAGGTGGTTCTCGTGAATGGACTTCGCCGTTTGAAGAAAAAGACTTGTTTAGTTTCCCCAGACAGTTTGTTTCTTCTCCCTCTCTTTAA